The following are encoded together in the Erwinia sp. E602 genome:
- a CDS encoding type VI secretion system tube protein TssD, translating into MAVPVHLFLTDDGGAVIRGSCDVIEREGSIELRSLYHCLTIPTDPATGRVTGTRQHSPFQFTKELDSASPYLFKAVATGQTLRSAEFRFYHINDAGQEVEYYRITLENVKVISVSPVMHDTRNCPGTGHMEEVALCYEKITHLYRDGNLLAHDSWNERPSA; encoded by the coding sequence ATGGCAGTTCCTGTACATTTATTTTTGACAGACGATGGCGGAGCCGTGATCCGGGGTTCGTGCGATGTAATAGAACGCGAAGGAAGCATTGAGTTAAGGAGCTTATACCACTGCCTGACGATTCCAACCGATCCTGCAACAGGGAGAGTCACGGGCACGCGTCAGCACTCCCCTTTCCAATTTACTAAAGAGCTGGATAGTGCCTCACCCTATCTTTTCAAAGCAGTAGCCACCGGGCAGACTTTAAGATCGGCTGAATTCAGATTTTATCATATTAATGATGCCGGGCAGGAAGTCGAATATTACCGAATTACACTGGAGAACGTTAAAGTGATCTCTGTCAGTCCGGTAATGCACGATACCCGGAATTGTCCGGGTACGGGGCATATGGAAGAAGTTGCCTTGTGTTATGAGAAGATCACACATCTGTACCGAGATGGTAATTTACTGGCTCATGATTCATGGAATGAGCGACCTTCAGCTTAA
- a CDS encoding DUF1493 family protein produces the protein MVDNVEHQIYELIRPYAGTYIFNIRKVELNRDTDLKSDLSIDELEAEDLMNDFFNKFNVDKGKFNIQTYFPDIPFSLNPFRKTEPVSVPAFTINMLIESAKAGKWLFD, from the coding sequence ATGGTAGATAATGTCGAACATCAGATTTACGAACTGATACGCCCCTATGCAGGCACCTACATTTTCAATATCAGAAAGGTTGAGTTAAATCGCGATACCGACCTCAAATCCGATCTTAGTATCGATGAACTTGAAGCTGAGGATTTAATGAACGATTTCTTCAATAAATTCAATGTCGACAAAGGGAAATTCAACATACAAACATACTTTCCGGACATCCCCTTTTCTCTTAATCCATTCAGAAAGACGGAACCGGTGTCGGTACCTGCATTTACTATCAATATGCTTATAGAGTCAGCTAAAGCAGGAAAGTGGTTGTTTGATTAA
- a CDS encoding lipid II-degrading bacteriocin, translating to MDKNKNSANIHYWLQRAAYADDRRIRFTSEMLWTNYQHGNTNFKPEDQVNLSGSAFGPLAALYHYIFGNGESMSVELDQLSFEFTSSAMTPLERILKSDQIGTFNITNGSFGYDFRKSSRWEWLMLGGISLQTTGTVTIDKGGNWTYNGVVFGTKDIYDANKDPSRGGLGEKLTDILRATNGTSYDIYLKGQREVHMKGKK from the coding sequence TTGGATAAAAACAAAAATTCTGCGAACATTCATTATTGGTTGCAACGTGCTGCTTATGCAGATGATCGTCGAATCCGGTTTACCTCAGAGATGCTTTGGACAAACTACCAACATGGCAACACTAACTTCAAACCAGAAGATCAGGTTAATCTAAGCGGTTCTGCATTTGGCCCCCTGGCTGCGCTTTATCACTACATTTTTGGCAATGGTGAGTCTATGTCGGTTGAACTAGACCAGTTAAGTTTTGAGTTCACAAGCTCAGCCATGACGCCATTAGAACGGATTCTAAAATCAGATCAGATTGGAACTTTTAACATAACAAATGGCTCATTCGGCTATGATTTCAGGAAGAGTTCTCGTTGGGAGTGGTTGATGTTGGGTGGCATATCGTTGCAAACAACTGGAACAGTGACAATCGATAAAGGCGGAAACTGGACCTACAATGGTGTGGTGTTTGGAACCAAAGATATTTATGACGCAAATAAAGACCCTTCGCGAGGCGGCTTAGGTGAGAAACTAACAGATATACTTAGAGCCACCAATGGAACCAGTTATGACATTTATCTAAAAGGTCAACGTGAAGTCCATATGAAAGGAAAGAAGTAA
- the smpB gene encoding SsrA-binding protein SmpB, whose amino-acid sequence MTKKKAHKPGSATIAQNKRARHEYFIEEEFEAGLSLQGWEVKTLRAGKANISDSYIMLRDGEAYLFGSTFQPLIGASTHVVCDPTRSRKLLLKQRELDTILGKVNREGYTVVALSMYWKNAWAKLKIGVAKGKKEHDKRDDIIEREWKLDKARIMKHANR is encoded by the coding sequence ATGACAAAGAAAAAAGCACATAAACCCGGTTCCGCGACCATTGCCCAGAACAAGCGCGCCCGCCACGAATACTTCATTGAAGAAGAGTTCGAAGCCGGGCTTTCGCTCCAGGGATGGGAAGTCAAAACGCTCCGCGCCGGTAAGGCCAACATCAGCGACAGCTACATTATGCTGCGCGATGGTGAAGCCTACCTGTTCGGCTCCACCTTCCAGCCGCTGATCGGCGCCTCTACCCACGTAGTGTGTGACCCGACGCGCAGCCGCAAGCTGCTGCTGAAGCAGCGCGAGCTCGACACCATCCTCGGTAAGGTCAACCGCGAAGGTTACACCGTGGTGGCGCTGTCGATGTACTGGAAGAACGCCTGGGCCAAGCTGAAAATCGGCGTGGCGAAGGGTAAAAAAGAGCACGACAAGCGCGATGACATCATCGAACGTGAGTGGAAATTAGACAAAGCACGCATTATGAAGCACGCCAATCGCTAA
- a CDS encoding type II toxin-antitoxin system RatA family toxin → MSQISRSALVPFSAEQMYRLVNDVDSYPAFLPGCTGSRVLESSPQQMTASVDVSKAGISKTFVTRNTLTDNQSIQMQLVDGPFRKLSGGWRFTPLSDEACKVELNLDFEFTNMLVELAFGRIFKELASSMVQAFTQRAKEVYSA, encoded by the coding sequence ATGTCACAGATTAGTCGCTCCGCACTGGTGCCGTTCAGCGCTGAGCAGATGTACCGGCTGGTAAACGACGTGGACAGCTACCCGGCGTTTTTACCAGGTTGTACCGGCAGCCGGGTGCTGGAATCCAGCCCGCAGCAGATGACCGCTTCGGTGGACGTGTCCAAAGCCGGCATCAGTAAAACCTTTGTTACCCGCAATACGCTGACCGACAACCAGAGCATCCAGATGCAGCTGGTTGACGGGCCGTTCCGCAAGCTGAGCGGCGGCTGGCGCTTTACGCCGCTGAGCGACGAAGCCTGCAAAGTTGAGCTGAACCTCGACTTTGAGTTCACCAATATGCTGGTTGAGCTGGCGTTTGGCCGCATCTTTAAAGAGCTGGCCAGCAGCATGGTGCAGGCGTTTACCCAGCGAGCGAAAGAGGTCTACAGTGCCTGA
- a CDS encoding RnfH family protein — protein sequence MPDIAVEVVYALPEKQYLYSVKVAEGSSVEQAIIASGLLDLRSDIDLQQNKVGIFSRPVKLQDEVQSGDRIEIYRPLLADPKELRRQRAERAEKK from the coding sequence GTGCCTGATATTGCTGTGGAAGTGGTCTACGCGCTGCCGGAGAAGCAGTATCTCTACAGCGTGAAGGTGGCGGAAGGCAGCAGTGTAGAGCAGGCGATTATCGCCTCCGGTCTGCTGGACCTGCGCAGCGACATCGATCTGCAGCAGAACAAGGTGGGGATATTCAGCCGCCCGGTAAAGCTGCAGGACGAAGTGCAAAGCGGGGACCGCATTGAGATCTACCGGCCGCTGCTGGCCGATCCGAAAGAGCTGCGCCGCCAGCGCGCCGAGCGCGCGGAAAAAAAATAA
- the bamE gene encoding outer membrane protein assembly factor BamE, translating into MRCKTLTAAAVVALMLTAGCSTLERVVYRPDINQGNYLVATDVAKIHTGMNQQQVAYALGTPMMHDPFGSNVWYYVFRQQPGHEPVKQQTLTLTFDSNGTLTNIDNKAALSKSEG; encoded by the coding sequence ATGCGCTGTAAAACGCTGACTGCTGCGGCGGTGGTTGCTCTGATGCTGACCGCCGGATGTTCCACTCTGGAGCGAGTGGTTTACCGGCCTGATATCAATCAGGGGAACTACCTGGTTGCCACTGACGTTGCCAAGATCCATACCGGGATGAACCAGCAGCAGGTTGCTTACGCCCTGGGTACGCCAATGATGCACGACCCGTTCGGCAGCAACGTCTGGTATTACGTGTTCCGCCAGCAGCCAGGCCATGAGCCGGTGAAGCAGCAGACCCTGACGCTGACCTTTGACAGCAACGGCACGCTGACCAATATCGACAACAAAGCCGCCCTGAGCAAGTCAGAAGGCTGA
- the recN gene encoding DNA repair protein RecN, whose amino-acid sequence MLAQLTISNFAIVRELEIDFQRGMTAITGETGAGKSIAIDALGLCLGGRAEADMVRQGAARADICARFSLKDTPTAQQWLQDNHLDDGGECLLRRVIGTDGRSRGFINGTSVPLSQLRELSQTLIQIHGQHAHQLLLKPDHQKALLDAYAGETLLVQNMAQRYRQWHQSCRALARHQQLAQEREARRELLQYQLKELNEFAPVSGEYEQIDEEYKRLANSGQLLSTSQQALMMLADGEDLTLQRQLYTARQLMEELVELDDRLNGVYSMLEEAAIQISEASDELRHYVDRLDLDPNRLHELEQRLSKQINLARKHHVTPEELPVFYQQLLAEQQALDQQESDQEELSQAVSEHHAAALSCADDLHQRRAHFAAELSELITGSMHTLSMPHGRFSIDLQFNPEQLTAEGADRIDFRVSTNPGQPLQPLAKVASGGELSRIALAIQVITARKMDTPALIFDEVDVGISGPTAAVVGKMLRQLGESTQVMCVTHLPQVAGCGHQHFFVSKQTDGEMTETQMHALDKRARLQELARLLGGSEVTRNTLANARELLAA is encoded by the coding sequence ATGCTGGCACAACTGACCATCAGTAATTTCGCGATTGTTCGCGAGCTGGAGATCGACTTTCAGCGCGGCATGACGGCGATCACCGGCGAGACCGGCGCGGGTAAATCGATTGCGATTGACGCGCTCGGGCTGTGCCTTGGCGGCCGTGCGGAGGCAGATATGGTGCGCCAGGGGGCAGCGCGGGCCGACATCTGCGCGCGTTTCTCGCTGAAAGATACCCCGACCGCGCAACAGTGGCTGCAGGATAACCACCTTGACGACGGCGGCGAATGCCTGCTGCGCCGGGTGATCGGCACCGACGGCCGCTCGCGCGGCTTTATCAACGGCACCTCGGTGCCGCTCTCCCAGCTGCGCGAGCTGAGCCAGACGCTGATTCAGATCCACGGCCAGCATGCGCACCAGCTGCTGCTGAAGCCCGACCACCAGAAAGCCCTGCTCGACGCCTACGCCGGGGAAACGCTGCTGGTGCAGAATATGGCGCAGCGCTACCGCCAGTGGCACCAGAGCTGCCGCGCCCTCGCCCGCCATCAGCAGCTGGCGCAGGAGCGTGAAGCCCGCCGCGAGCTGCTGCAGTACCAGCTAAAAGAACTTAACGAGTTCGCGCCGGTGAGCGGCGAGTACGAGCAGATTGACGAAGAGTACAAGCGGCTGGCCAACAGCGGCCAGCTGCTGTCAACCAGCCAGCAGGCGCTGATGATGCTGGCCGACGGTGAAGACCTCACCCTGCAACGCCAGCTGTACACCGCACGCCAGCTGATGGAAGAGCTGGTCGAGCTGGATGACCGCCTGAACGGCGTGTACAGCATGCTGGAAGAGGCGGCGATTCAGATTAGCGAAGCCAGCGACGAGCTGCGCCACTATGTTGACCGGCTGGATCTCGACCCGAACCGCCTGCACGAGCTGGAGCAGCGCCTGTCGAAACAGATCAACCTGGCGCGCAAGCACCACGTCACGCCGGAAGAGCTGCCGGTGTTCTACCAGCAGCTGCTGGCGGAACAGCAGGCGCTGGACCAGCAGGAGAGCGACCAGGAGGAGCTGAGCCAGGCGGTGAGCGAACACCACGCCGCGGCGCTGAGCTGCGCCGATGATCTGCACCAGCGCCGCGCGCACTTCGCCGCCGAGCTGAGCGAGCTGATCACCGGAAGCATGCACACCCTGTCGATGCCGCACGGCCGCTTCAGCATCGACCTGCAGTTTAACCCGGAGCAGCTGACCGCCGAGGGCGCGGACCGCATCGACTTCCGCGTCAGCACCAACCCCGGCCAGCCGCTGCAGCCGCTGGCGAAGGTCGCCTCCGGCGGCGAGCTGTCGCGCATCGCGCTGGCGATTCAGGTGATCACCGCCCGTAAGATGGACACGCCGGCGCTGATTTTCGATGAGGTGGACGTAGGAATCAGCGGCCCAACCGCGGCGGTGGTCGGTAAAATGCTGCGCCAGCTCGGCGAGTCGACCCAGGTGATGTGCGTTACCCACCTGCCGCAGGTGGCGGGCTGCGGGCACCAGCACTTCTTCGTCAGCAAACAGACCGACGGCGAGATGACCGAAACGCAGATGCACGCGCTGGATAAACGTGCGCGCCTGCAGGAACTGGCCCGTCTGCTGGGCGGCAGCGAGGTCACGCGCAACACGCTGGCCAACGCCCGCGAGCTGTTAGCCGCCTGA